The following coding sequences are from one Helicoverpa armigera isolate CAAS_96S chromosome 2, ASM3070526v1, whole genome shotgun sequence window:
- the LOC110376545 gene encoding protein cueball translates to MYKVLSVWALVVLCAGLVHSWDYAMATEKRIDFFKNDAVTHSIVSLQFKNLTALAYDALHDTLLIVDQQTDNSSVYRLNFTSNDIELILTRKQIQTIAYDPVKNLLFWVQKINIFSIPLKSGSKCDVSEQNLVIKLPDQIPSSIAVDSCEGFVYWTNKNIAKPTIERVRFDGSAREVVIDKDIHEPDHLVIDPQIRKMFWIDTRRNEAHSYKLNHAYLNGTNESDSALGNDRIPTALSISNQFVYWADHGVKLFVYTLPKPYLLGLHESETGGQQSSKIVAKYTLAEQTKGIHECPTLTSLLQENATNNDNICVHGEKANATSCTSAPGYIGERCDVSVCQNYCIQGTCSVSDEGEPSCRCESGYSGARCDINMCFNYCLNNGVCYFTEENEPLCQCSGNYRGSRCEAIKNNTVGPTFRLGDKNYTWPICF, encoded by the exons ATGTACAAAGTGCTGAGTGTGTGGGCGCTAGTGGTGCTGTGTGCGGGGCTGGTCCACTCCTGGG ACTACGCAATGGCTACAGAAAAacgaatagatttttttaaaaacgaTGCGGTAACACACAGCATCGTAAGTCTCCAGTTTAAGAACCTCACGGCGTTAGCTTACGACGCACTCCACGACACGCTCCTGATCGTCGACCAACAGACAGACAACTCTTCCGTATACCGATTGAACTTCACATCCAACGACATCGAGCTCATACTTACCAGGAAACAGATCCAGACTATAGCCTACGACCCAGTCAAGAATTTACTTTTCTGGgttcagaaaataaatattttttcgatacCTTTAAAGTCTGGATCTAAATGCGACGTCAGTGAACAAAATCTTGTAATTAAGTTGCCTGATCAAATCCCAAGTTCTATTGCAGTGGACAGTTGTGAAGG GTTTGTTTACTGGACCAACAAAAACATTGCGAAGCCTACAATAGAGAGAGTTCGATTTGATGGCTCAGCAAGAGAAGTTGTGATAGATAAGGATATCCATGAGCCTGATCATCTTGTCATCGACCCTCAGATAAGGAAAATGTTTTGGATTGATACGAGACGTAATGAAGCCCACAGTTACAAATTGAATCATGCGTATTTGAATGGTACGAACGAATCCGACTCAGCACTAGGTAATGATCGTATTCCAACAGCATTGTCTATCTCAAACCAATTTGTTTACTGGGCTGATCATGgtgtaaaattgtttgtttatacacTGCCGAAACCCTATCTTCTTGGACTTCATGAATCCGAGACTGGAGGCCAGCAATCATCAAAAATCGTGGCCAAATATACACTTGCAGAACAAACTAAAGGAATTCATGAATGTCCTACTCTAACTAGTTTGCTACAAGAGAATGCCACCAACAATGACAACATTTGTGTTCATGGTGAGAAAGCTAATGCCACATCTTGCACAAGCGCAcctggctacatcggtgagagatGCGATGTGTCAGTCTGTCAGAACTATTGCATCCAAGGAACCTGCAGTGTCAGTGATGAGGGGGAACCCTCTTGCAG ATGCGAGTCAGGTTATTCTGGAGCGAGGTGCGACATCAACATGTGCTTCAATTATTGTCTGAACAACGGCGTTTGTTACTTTACTGAAGAGAATGAACCACTCTGCCAATGCAGTGGAAATTACCGTGGTTCCAGGTGTGAAGCTATCAAAAATAACACAGTCGGTCCAACGTTCAGATTAGGAGATAAAAACTATACCTGGCCAATTTGTTTTTAA
- the LOC135116616 gene encoding protein cueball-like, translated as MYKVLSVWALVVLCAGLVHSWDYAIALEKRIDFLKNEVKTHSIASLQFKNLTALTYDALHDTLLIVDQQTDNSSVYRLNFTSNDIELILTRKQIQTIAYDPVKDLLFWVQDRIIFSIPLKAGSKCDDSEQNIVIKLRDQIPSSIAVDSCEGYVYWTNKNIAKPAIERVRFDGSAREVVMDRDIHEPDHLVIDPQIKKMIWIDMRHNETHNYKLNTAYLNGTNIANVAVGNGWIPKGLTISSQFVYCAEHGVKLSVYKVSKRKGIVIDDHVSKLEGQQSSRIVAKYTLEEQTRGIHECPTLTSLLQENETNNDNICLHGEKANATSCTCAPGYIGERCDVSVCQNYCNHGTCSVSDEGEPSCRCESGYSGARCDINMCSNYCLNNGVCYFTEENEPLCQCSGNYRGSRCEAIKNDTVCSTLSSGYINITNPNPAHNNFTIAEVLFNRRNVTKVTFNVEIESS; from the exons ATGTACAAAGTGCTGAGTGTGTGGGCGCTAGTGGTGCTGTGTGCGGGGCTGGTCCACTCCTGGG ACTATGCAATAGCTTTAGAAAAAcgaatagattttttaaaaaacGAGGTGAAAACACACAGCATCGCTAGTCTCCAGTTTAAGAACCTCACGGCGTTAACTTACGACGCACTACACGACACGCTCCTGATCGTCGACCAACAGACAGACAACTCTTCCGTATACCGATTGAACTTCACATCCAACGACATCGAGCTCATACTTACCAGGAAACAGATCCAGACTATAGCCTACGACCCAGTCAAGGATTTACTTTTCTGGGTTCAGGACAGAATTATTTTTTCGATACCCTTAAAGGCTGGATCTAAATGCGACGACAgtgaacaaaatattgtaattaagttGCGTGATCAAATCCCAAGTTCTATTGCAGTGGACAGTTGTGAAGG GTATGTTTACTGGACCAACAAAAACATTGCGAAGCCTGCAATAGAGAGAGTTCGATTTGATGGCTCCGCAAGAGAAGTGGTGATGGATAGGGATATCCATGAGCCTGATCATCTTGTCATCGACCCTCAGATAAAGAAAATGATTTGGATTGATATGAGACATAATGAAACCCacaattacaaattaaacaCTGCGTATTTGAATGGAACAAACATCGCCAACGTAGCAGTAGGTAATGGTTGGATTCCAAAAGGATTGACTATCTCAAGCCAATTTGTTTACTGTGCCGAGCATGGTGTAAAATTGTCTGTTTATAAAGTGTCGAAACGCAAAGGGATAGTTATCGATGATCATGTATCGAAGCTTGAAGGTCAGCAATCGTCAAGAATCGTGGCCAAATATACACTCGAAGAACAAACTAGAGGAATTCATGAATGTCCAACTCTAACTAGTTTGCTACAAGAGAATGAGACCAATAATGACAACATTTGTCTTCATGGTGAGAAAGCTAATGCCACATCTTGCACATGCGCAcctggctacatcggtgagagatGCGATGTGTCAGTCTGTCAGAACTATTGCAACCACGGGACCTGCAGTGTCAGTGATGAAGGGGAACCCTCTTGCAG ATGCGAGTCTGGTTATTCTGGAGCGAGGTGCGACATCAACATGTGCTCCAATTATTGTCTGAACAACGGCGTTTGTTACTTTACAGAAGAGAATGAACCACTCTGCCAATGCAGTGGAAATTACCGTGGTTCCAGGTGTGAAGCTATCAAAAATGACACAGTTTGTTCAACGTTAAGTTCTGGATATATAAACATTACTAATCCGAACCCAGCACATAATAACTTTACTATAGCCGAAGTGTTGTTTAACCGTCGTAATGTAACTAAAGTGACTTTTAACGTGGAAATAGAATCTAGTTAA
- the LOC135117923 gene encoding protein cueball-like, giving the protein MYKVLSVWALVVLCAGLVHSWDYAMATEKRIDFFKNDAVTHSIVSLQFKNLTALAYDALHDTLLIVDQQTDNSSVYRLNFTSNDIELILTRKQIQTIAYDPVKDLLFWVQEINIFSIPLKFGSKCDVSEQNLVIKLPDQIPSSIAVDSCEGFVYWTNKNIAKPTIERVRFDGSAREVVIDKDIHEPNHLVIDPQIKKMFWIDTRRNETHNYKLNHAYLNGTNESDSALGNGRIPTALSISNQFVYWADHGVKLFIYTLPKPYLHGLHESETGGQQSSKIVAKYTLAEQTKGIHECSTLTSLLQENATNNDNICVHGEKANATSCTCAPGYIGERCDVSVCQNYCIQGTCSVSDEGEPSCRCESGYSGARCDINMCFNYCLNNGVCYFTEENEPLCQCSGNYSGSRCEAIKSDTVCTTLSSGYINITNPKPAHNNFTIAEVLLNRRNVTKVTVNVEIESS; this is encoded by the exons GCATCGTAAGTCTCCAGTTTAAGAACCTCACGGCGTTAGCTTACGATGCACTCCACGACACGCTCCTGATCGTCGACCAACAGACAGACAACTCTTCCGTATACCGATTGAACTTCACATCCAACGACATCGAGCTCATACTTACCAGGAAACAGATCCAGACTATAGCCTACGACCCAGTCAAGGATTTACTTTTCTGGGTtcaggaaataaatattttttcgatacCTTTAAAGTTTGGATCTAAATGCGACGTCAGTGAACAAAATCTTGTAATTAAGTTGCCTGATCAAATCCCAAGTTCTATTGCAGTGGACAGTTGTGAAGG GTTTGTTTACTGGACCAACAAAAACATTGCGAAGCCTACAATAGAGAGAGTTCGATTTGATGGCTCAGCAAGAGAAGTTGTGATAGATAAGGATATCCATGAGCCTAATCATCTTGTCATCGACCCTcagataaagaaaatgttttggaTTGATACGAGACGTAATGAAACCCACAATTACAAATTGAATCATGCGTATTTGAATGGAACGAACGAATCCGACTCAGCACTAGGTAATGGTCGTATTCCAACAGCATTGTCTATCTCAAACCAATTTGTTTACTGGGCCGATCATGgtgtaaaattgtttatttatacactgCCGAAACCCTATCTTCATGGACTTCATGAATCCGAGACTGGAGGCCAGCAATCATCAAAAATCGTGGCCAAATATACACTTGCAGAACAAACTAAAGGAATTCATGAATGTTCAACTCTAACTAGTTTGCTACAAGAAAATGCCACCAACAATGACAACATTTGTGTTCATGGTGAGAAAGCTAATGCCACATCTTGCACATGTGCCcctggctacatcggtgagagatGCGATGTGTCAGTCTGTCAAAACTATTGCATCCAAGGAACCTGCAGTGTCAGTGATGAAGGGGAACCCTCTTGCAG ATGCGAGTCTGGTTATTCTGGAGCGAGGTGCGACATCAACATGTGCTTCAATTATTGTCTGAACAACGGCGTTTGTTACTTTACAGAAGAGAATGAACCACTCTGCCAATGCAGTGGAAATTACAGTGGTTCCAGGTGTGAAGCTATCAAAAGTGACACAGTTTGTACAACGTTAAGTTCTGGATATATTAACATTACTAATCCGAAACCAGCACATAATAACTTTACTATAGCCGAAGTGTTGTTAAACCGTCGTAATGTAACTAAAGTGACTGTTAACGTGGAAATAGAATCTAGTTAA